Sequence from the Nocardia brasiliensis genome:
CGAGCCCTATCCACGGCCTGTGGGCGCGGTGACAGACACCAGCACGCCGGGAACGCCAGGGACACCAGGTACCCCCGGCACGCCGGGCACCCCTGGTACGCCGGGCACCCCTGGCACGCCGGGCACCCCCGGAACACCAGGCACAGCGCCCGCGTCGACTACACCGGCGTCGACCACTCCAGCCTCGACCACACCCACCACGACGACGTTGCCGACCACGACGAAGATTCCCTCGCTGGATGGCCTTGCTTCGCTCAACCAGGTGACGAGTTCGTTGTCCCCGCTGACCTCGACGCTCAGCAGTGCGCTCACCTCCGGCCTCAGCTCGCTGACCGGCACCATCAAGACCGGCGTCGACGATGCGATCAAGAACTTCCAGTCGAGTCTGCAAACGACCCCCGTCGACAGCGACAACGACGGGAAGCCGGATAAGCCCGCGGCCGAATTCGATGTCGCCGGTAAGCATCTGAAGTTCGAAATGGGTGCGGACGGGGTGAAACTCACGTTGTCCGGCGCGGATGGAAAGCCGCAGGAGTTCAGCTTGAAGCTGGATGAGCATGGGCTGCCGGTGCTTTCGGTGAGCGAATCGGAGAGCGAAGGCGAGCCGACGTCCGACCAGCCCGCCGGTGACAAGTCCGAGGACGGTAAGCCTGCCGGTGCCGAGGCGGAAAGCCCGAAACCCGCTCCGGGACCGGATGGGGCGCAGCCAAAGGATCCGGCCGCCGCGCCGCGGCAGTCCGATGAGCCTGCGCCGACCGCTCCTGAGAAGCAGACGCCTGCACCGAAAGCGCCTGCGGCCGAGGAGAACACCGGGCAGCCCGGTCTCCCCTCCGGGGTGCCGTCCGCCCGTCGTGAGGAGGACGGCGAGCACAAGCCGAAGCCTATGCCCGGCAGTCAGAATCCTGACGCGCCGTTCGACAGCGGGGCCGAACTAGCCGAAGCCGGCCCGCTGTGATCCGCCTGTCCTGTGCACCGCCCGCAGATCAGGGAGAATCTGCACCGTGAGTTATGCCGAGGAGATCGAGCGCGCCGCCGAAGAATGCCGCCGCCGCTCGGCGCTGTTGCTCGACGAGCTCGAAGGCGTTGCCCGCCGCACCGCGAACACCAATCGTGAACTGAGCGAACAGTCCATCGCCGACATGCGTGAGTTCTGGGCGGCCCACGCCGAAGAACTGGAAAAGGCACGCGCCACCGCGGAAGAGCAGGAGCGGCAGGAGGCTGAGGTCCGGGAGCAGCGCGAGGCTATTGCTCGGTCGATGGCGGCCCGGCGGGCCAATCGGGAGGTCGCGCCGGTGGACGATGAGGACGAAGAGGCGGCGTTCTATCAGCGCAAGAGCTGGCTGATCTGAGCGTGACGGCGGCGGTCGAGCTGTCGCCGTGGTCGGCCTTGGCGCCGCGATGCGCCTGGGTTCGGGCGTGTCGCGGGGGAGCGCAGAGCTTTGAGGCCGCGCGGTGGTGCGTCGCCGGGTGCTGTGTCAGCGGCGGAGCAGGGTGGCGAGCTGGCCGATCTTGAGTTTGGGGGCGGGCTCCTCGTCCTTGGCGTTCGGGTCGATGACGGCGGTGTGCGGGATGTCGGCATCGGGGTCGGCGAAGACGCGGTAGGTCTTGTCGCCGGCCAGCTTGGCCAGCAGGTAGCCGGCGAGCAGGGCGCGGGTGGTGCGCGCGGTCTTCGACTCGTGCTTGCCCGCGCCGACGGCGGCCAGGACGCGGCGGCCCTCGACGATGCCGTTGTGCGAGGCGCCGTCGATGGCGCGCAACACCATGGGGCCGCCCCAGGCGGCGGCCAGCGGGAGCGCGTTGGAGCTGACCGAGGCGATGTCGGTGGCACCGGCCAGGATGAGGGCGGGCGTATCGATGTCGGCACCGAGGCGCTCGGCCGACGGAGCGGTCGGCGCGGGGAACAGCGCGGCAACGGCGGCGACCTGGCGCTGGTTGGCCGCGATGACGGCCGCACCCGCGCCCATGCCGTGACCGGCCAGGGCGAGGCGTTCGGGGTGCACGCTGATCGAGCCGTCGCCGAGCCGCACGCCGGTGCAGATGTCCAAGGTGGTCAGCAGGTCGGTGGCCAGGCCGAGGTGCGAGGGGATCGGGCCGCGTTCGGTGTCGGGGGCGGCGGCCACGAT
This genomic interval carries:
- a CDS encoding dienelactone hydrolase family protein, with the translated sequence MSASVKSLLSTLTSRGPHRVLRGNLAIAGQPGVVFTPESGINLPAVAFGHGWLTGVAHYRGLLEHLASWGIVAAAPDTERGPIPSHLGLATDLLTTLDICTGVRLGDGSISVHPERLALAGHGMGAGAAVIAANQRQVAAVAALFPAPTAPSAERLGADIDTPALILAGATDIASVSSNALPLAAAWGGPMVLRAIDGASHNGIVEGRRVLAAVGAGKHESKTARTTRALLAGYLLAKLAGDKTYRVFADPDADIPHTAVIDPNAKDEEPAPKLKIGQLATLLRR
- a CDS encoding WXG100 family type VII secretion target, yielding MAFDVPANATVKDYLDIGSRGLLYFEKFEPRFQRAFNEDGVATYQQLHQRFYEQNGLNEDKLRTLSAKLQVVLQDAGSQLDVQRREVTALSAAWQGTAADAATAMLTKQIQRAETDWKAAGEAWKAIAGASNGLRAAVKIKAEVVRYILENGEHVRIAEKTPEDVDDIISGASIAVSNGWQDDSLLSKLRRIFPDLTGGADAWAADNILGILPGSDYQQHIQARCRHWLDNVFKPDYLAKVQKFTDACDLADTGVKQTYEPIINALGMLSVEPYPRPVGAVTDTSTPGTPGTPGTPGTPGTPGTPGTPGTPGTPGTPGTAPASTTPASTTPASTTPTTTTLPTTTKIPSLDGLASLNQVTSSLSPLTSTLSSALTSGLSSLTGTIKTGVDDAIKNFQSSLQTTPVDSDNDGKPDKPAAEFDVAGKHLKFEMGADGVKLTLSGADGKPQEFSLKLDEHGLPVLSVSESESEGEPTSDQPAGDKSEDGKPAGAEAESPKPAPGPDGAQPKDPAAAPRQSDEPAPTAPEKQTPAPKAPAAEENTGQPGLPSGVPSARREEDGEHKPKPMPGSQNPDAPFDSGAELAEAGPL